The Streptomyces sp. ALI-76-A nucleotide sequence TCAGATTCCCGGGTACGTCCTTCACGTACTTGGCGAGGGAGCAGTCGTAGGTCGCCGCCGACGGGATCGCGTCGTTCGGATCCCATACGTCCCTGTCGCCGTCCCCGTCCCCGTCGATGCCGTGCGTGGCCCACGTCCCGGGGATGAACTGCGCTATCCCCTGCGCCGCCGCGTGGCTCCGGGCGTTCGGGTTGAACCCGCTCTCCTGGTAGAGCTGGGCGGCGAGCAGCGCCGGATTGATGGCGGGGCACAGGTTGCCCCACTTCTGCACCAGGGGCTGGTAGGCGGCGGGCACCGCCCCCTTGGCCAGCGACTTGACGCCCCCGCTCACCCCGCCGGCGAGGTTCCCGGCGACGACGTACACCCCGACGACGAGCAGCATCACGAGACTGAGCCCCGCCCCCAGGGCGACGCCCCCCACGACCCACGCCTTACGCACCGTCAACCGCCCCTCGACCACTGGGAGTACGCCCGCGCCAGTCTAGGAGCTTCCCACCCGGAATCCGGTGCAACCGATGCCGCGGAAGTCGGCGGGGCTCGTTCCGGCGGGGTCGGCGGAGGACGCGCGGTGGATCACGGTCCCGCGCGCCCGTGCCGCCCCGTCACCGGCACTCCGCCCACAGCAGCTTGCCGCCCTTCGACGCGCCCGGCTCCCTCAGTACGAAGGCCCCCACGGCGTCCGCGAAGGCCCGCACCAGGGGCAGCCCGCGTCCGCCCTCGGCGTCACCCGGCGGTACGGCGGCCCCGGCGCCCGCGAAACCCGGCGGCACGCTCGGGTCGGTGTCCCACACGGCCACCCGGACCCGCCCGGGCTCCATCGCGCGCAGCCGCAGGGCATAGGGGCCGGCCGTGTGCAGGTGGGCGTTGGTGAGGAGTTCGGAGGCGAGGAGTTCGGCGGTCGGCGTGAGCGAGGAGAGCCCGTGCGCGTCGAGCACGGTACGCAGGGTCGCGCGGGCGATCCCCGGCGCGTGCGGATCGTGCGGGAGGTGAAGGGTGTAGGCCCAGGGCGGCGATACGGTGGCCATGGAAGTCTCCGGTCACAGAGGGGAGTTG carries:
- a CDS encoding ATP-binding protein, which encodes MATVSPPWAYTLHLPHDPHAPGIARATLRTVLDAHGLSSLTPTAELLASELLTNAHLHTAGPYALRLRAMEPGRVRVAVWDTDPSVPPGFAGAGAAVPPGDAEGGRGLPLVRAFADAVGAFVLREPGASKGGKLLWAECR